The Dasypus novemcinctus isolate mDasNov1 chromosome 12, mDasNov1.1.hap2, whole genome shotgun sequence genome includes a window with the following:
- the SEPTIN3 gene encoding neuronal-specific septin-3 isoform X1, whose protein sequence is MDHDLAPAPPEMQPRGALGPRPFTRSHVLGRPAHTSRLPGGVSPLIPVLRKTIQLDAFPRSHSPQASSRPGPGARARSMGPQEIVFASGAAPGSLSANGLVPRKLSSISFTLRQSGQARPLDPRASHCEELPTLGGEAATHREGRLLAPGSSPATLVPGGRAHSQGPGSPRLAKPSRMPTAEKPLVSSHLALPFQSRLAQSPPGPAGPGPAGQWYPVPLTAHVPPRVSAGRGKLRPRGIPRPRLRLQRAAPLTGPVMDLAPPDTAGPEAARHLATLATTTARLDRGVEVLHQDPKLGTATDLAAVGPAPSGKVINLATAGTTKPGMDMDLATPGPDKLGTALATEGAAKRHTVMGVSLATPVKLGSAVDLAAAGIAKSDVDLARAHVVKLGITMDSLALDTSSLVTPQPANGEATLGHVINLTLSDIATYQTMPNRGKDLTLGHTAAEATTDAVPGPAILDRARETQGLPEARTDAAMSELVPEPRPKPAVPVKPVGINSSLLGYVGIDTIIEQMRKKTMKTGFDFNIMVVGQSGLGKSTLVNTLFKSQVSRKASSWNREEKIPKTVEIKAIGHVIEEGGVKMKLTVIDTPGFGDQINNENCWEPIEKYINEQYEKFLKEEVNIARKKRIPDTRVHCCLYFISPTGHSLRPLDLEFMKHLSKVVNIIPVIAKADTMTLEEKSEFKQRVRKELEVNGIEFYPQKEFDEDLEDKTENDKIRQESMPFAVVGSDKEYQVNGKRVLGRKTPWGIIEVENLNHCEFALLRDFVIRTHLQDLKEVTHNIHYETYRAKRLNDNGGLPPGSVDTEDGHGSSP, encoded by the exons ATGGACCACGACTTAGCTCCTGCTCCCCCAGAGATGCAGCCGCGTGGAGCCCTGGGCCCGAGGCCCTTCACCCGCAGCCACGTGCTGGGCCGCCCTGCCCACACCTCGAGGCTCCCCGGAGGCGTGTCGCCTCTCATCCCTGTCCTCAGGAAGACCATCCAGCTGGACGCCTTTCCCCGGAGCCACAGCCCACAGGCTTCCAGCCGCCCAGGTCCTGGAGCCAGGGCCCGGAGCATGGGCCCCCAGGAGATTGTCTTTGCCTCAGGGGCTGCCCCAGGCTCCCTGTCTGCCAATGGCCTTGTCCCCAGGAAGCTCAGCTCCATCTCCTTCACGCTGCGTCAGAGCGGCCAGGCGCGGCCCCTGGACCCCCGCGCTTCTCACTGCGAAGAGCTGCCCACCCTGGGCGGGGAGGCTGCCActcacagagaagggaggctgcTGGCTCCAGGTTCGTCGCCTGCAACCCTGGTGCCAGGGGGCAGGGCCCACTCCCAGGGTCCGGGGAGTCCACGTCTGGCCAAACCCAGCAGGATGCCCACGGCGGAGAAGCCGCTGGTGAGTTCACACCTGGCTCTACCTTTCCAGTCCAGGTTAGCCCAGAGCCCCCCAGGCCCTGCAGGGCCAGGCCCGGCAGGCCAGTGGTACCCTGTCCCACTGACTGCCCACGTGCCTCCCAGAGTTTCCGCAGGTAGGGGCAAGCTGCGGCCCAGAGGTATCCCCAGGCCCCGGTTGCGTCTCCAAAGGGCCGCCCCCCTCACGGGGCCTGTGATGGATTTGGCTCCTCCAGACACAGCAGGGCCAGAGGCAGCCAGGCACTTAGCTACATTGGCCACCACTACAGCCAGGCTGGACAGAGGCGTAGAGGTCCTTCATCAGGATCCCAAGCTGGGCACAGCCACGGACTTGGCTGCAGTGGGCCCAGCCCCGTCAGGCAAAGTCATAAACTTGGCTACAGCAGGCACAACCAAGCCAGGCATGGACATGGATTTGGCCACCCCGGGCCCAGACAAACTGGGCACGGCCTTGGCTACAGAGGGTGCTGCCAAGCGACATACGGTCATGGGGGTGAGTTTGGCAACACCTGTCAAACTGGGCTCGGCCGTGGATTTGGCTGCAGCAGGCATAGCCAAGTCGGATGTGGATTTGGCGAGAGCACATGTGGTCAAGCTGGGCATAACCATGGACTCTCTTGCTTTGGACACAAGCAGTCTGGTCACCCCACAGCCAGCCAATGGGGAGGCCACACTAGGCCATGTCATCAACCTGACTCTATCGGACATTGCCACCTACCAAACCATGCCAAACAGAGGCAAAGACCTCACCCTGGGCCACACTGCAGCAGAAGCAACCACCGATGCAGTGCCAGGGCCTGCCATCCTGGACCGGGCCAGAGAAACCCAAG GGCTCCCGGAGGCCAGGACGGACGCAGCCATGTCGGAGCTGGTGCCCGAGCCGCGGCCTAAGCCGGCGGTGCCCGTGAAGCCCGTGGGCATCAACTCCAGCCTGCTGGGCTACGTCGGCATCGACACCATCATCGAGCAGATGCGCAAGAAGACGATGAAGACGGGCTTCGACTTCAACATCATGGTCGTCG GTCAGAGTGGGCTGGGGAAGTCAACACTGGTCAACACACTCTTCAAATCCCAAGTGAGCCGCAAGGCCTCCAGCTGGAACCGGGAGGAGAAGATTCCCAAGACAGTGGAGATCAAAGCTATTGGGCACG TGATAGAAGAAGGCGGGGTCAAGATGAAGCTGACAGTCATCGACACCCCTGGCTTTGGGGACCAGATCAACAATGAAAACTG ctgGGAGCCCATTGAGAAGTACATCAACGAGCAGTATGAGAAGTTCCTGAAGGAGGAGGTGAACATCGCCAGGAAGAAACGCATCCCTGACACGCGCGTCCACTGCTGCCTCTACTTCATCTCCCCGACTGGGCACTC CCTGCGACCTCTGGACCTGGAGTTCATGAAACACCTCAGCAAAGTGGTGAACATCATCCCTGTCATTGCCAAGGCCGACACCATGACCCTGGAGGAGAAGTCTGAATTTAAGCAGAGG GTGCGCAAGGAGCTTGAAGTGAACGGCATTGAATTCTACCCCCAGAAGGAATTTGATGAGGATTTGGAGGACAAGACGGAGAATGACAAAATCAGG CAGGAGAGCATGCCCTTCGCTGTGGTGGGAAGCGACAAGGAGTACCAGGTGAATGGCAAGAGGGTCCTCGGAAGGAAAACTCCCTGGGGGATCATCGAAG TGGAAAACCTCAACCACTGTGAGTTTGCCTTGCTTCGAGACTTTGTCATCAG GACCCATCTCCAGGACCTCAAGGAAGTGACACACAACATCCACTATGAGACCTACAGGGCCAAGCGACTCAATGACAATGGCGGCCTTCCCCCTGGGAGCGTGGACACAGAGGACGGCCATGGCAGTAGCCCATGA
- the SEPTIN3 gene encoding neuronal-specific septin-3 isoform X3 yields MSKGLPEARTDAAMSELVPEPRPKPAVPVKPVGINSSLLGYVGIDTIIEQMRKKTMKTGFDFNIMVVGQSGLGKSTLVNTLFKSQVSRKASSWNREEKIPKTVEIKAIGHVIEEGGVKMKLTVIDTPGFGDQINNENCWEPIEKYINEQYEKFLKEEVNIARKKRIPDTRVHCCLYFISPTGHSLRPLDLEFMKHLSKVVNIIPVIAKADTMTLEEKSEFKQRVRKELEVNGIEFYPQKEFDEDLEDKTENDKIRESMPFAVVGSDKEYQVNGKRVLGRKTPWGIIEVENLNHCEFALLRDFVIRTHLQDLKEVTHNIHYETYRAKRLNDNGGLPPGSVDTEDGHGSSP; encoded by the exons ATGTCCAAAG GGCTCCCGGAGGCCAGGACGGACGCAGCCATGTCGGAGCTGGTGCCCGAGCCGCGGCCTAAGCCGGCGGTGCCCGTGAAGCCCGTGGGCATCAACTCCAGCCTGCTGGGCTACGTCGGCATCGACACCATCATCGAGCAGATGCGCAAGAAGACGATGAAGACGGGCTTCGACTTCAACATCATGGTCGTCG GTCAGAGTGGGCTGGGGAAGTCAACACTGGTCAACACACTCTTCAAATCCCAAGTGAGCCGCAAGGCCTCCAGCTGGAACCGGGAGGAGAAGATTCCCAAGACAGTGGAGATCAAAGCTATTGGGCACG TGATAGAAGAAGGCGGGGTCAAGATGAAGCTGACAGTCATCGACACCCCTGGCTTTGGGGACCAGATCAACAATGAAAACTG ctgGGAGCCCATTGAGAAGTACATCAACGAGCAGTATGAGAAGTTCCTGAAGGAGGAGGTGAACATCGCCAGGAAGAAACGCATCCCTGACACGCGCGTCCACTGCTGCCTCTACTTCATCTCCCCGACTGGGCACTC CCTGCGACCTCTGGACCTGGAGTTCATGAAACACCTCAGCAAAGTGGTGAACATCATCCCTGTCATTGCCAAGGCCGACACCATGACCCTGGAGGAGAAGTCTGAATTTAAGCAGAGG GTGCGCAAGGAGCTTGAAGTGAACGGCATTGAATTCTACCCCCAGAAGGAATTTGATGAGGATTTGGAGGACAAGACGGAGAATGACAAAATCAGG GAGAGCATGCCCTTCGCTGTGGTGGGAAGCGACAAGGAGTACCAGGTGAATGGCAAGAGGGTCCTCGGAAGGAAAACTCCCTGGGGGATCATCGAAG TGGAAAACCTCAACCACTGTGAGTTTGCCTTGCTTCGAGACTTTGTCATCAG GACCCATCTCCAGGACCTCAAGGAAGTGACACACAACATCCACTATGAGACCTACAGGGCCAAGCGACTCAATGACAATGGCGGCCTTCCCCCTGGGAGCGTGGACACAGAGGACGGCCATGGCAGTAGCCCATGA
- the SEPTIN3 gene encoding neuronal-specific septin-3 isoform X2, which translates to MSKGLPEARTDAAMSELVPEPRPKPAVPVKPVGINSSLLGYVGIDTIIEQMRKKTMKTGFDFNIMVVGQSGLGKSTLVNTLFKSQVSRKASSWNREEKIPKTVEIKAIGHVIEEGGVKMKLTVIDTPGFGDQINNENCWEPIEKYINEQYEKFLKEEVNIARKKRIPDTRVHCCLYFISPTGHSLRPLDLEFMKHLSKVVNIIPVIAKADTMTLEEKSEFKQRVRKELEVNGIEFYPQKEFDEDLEDKTENDKIRQESMPFAVVGSDKEYQVNGKRVLGRKTPWGIIEVENLNHCEFALLRDFVIRTHLQDLKEVTHNIHYETYRAKRLNDNGGLPPGSVDTEDGHGSSP; encoded by the exons ATGTCCAAAG GGCTCCCGGAGGCCAGGACGGACGCAGCCATGTCGGAGCTGGTGCCCGAGCCGCGGCCTAAGCCGGCGGTGCCCGTGAAGCCCGTGGGCATCAACTCCAGCCTGCTGGGCTACGTCGGCATCGACACCATCATCGAGCAGATGCGCAAGAAGACGATGAAGACGGGCTTCGACTTCAACATCATGGTCGTCG GTCAGAGTGGGCTGGGGAAGTCAACACTGGTCAACACACTCTTCAAATCCCAAGTGAGCCGCAAGGCCTCCAGCTGGAACCGGGAGGAGAAGATTCCCAAGACAGTGGAGATCAAAGCTATTGGGCACG TGATAGAAGAAGGCGGGGTCAAGATGAAGCTGACAGTCATCGACACCCCTGGCTTTGGGGACCAGATCAACAATGAAAACTG ctgGGAGCCCATTGAGAAGTACATCAACGAGCAGTATGAGAAGTTCCTGAAGGAGGAGGTGAACATCGCCAGGAAGAAACGCATCCCTGACACGCGCGTCCACTGCTGCCTCTACTTCATCTCCCCGACTGGGCACTC CCTGCGACCTCTGGACCTGGAGTTCATGAAACACCTCAGCAAAGTGGTGAACATCATCCCTGTCATTGCCAAGGCCGACACCATGACCCTGGAGGAGAAGTCTGAATTTAAGCAGAGG GTGCGCAAGGAGCTTGAAGTGAACGGCATTGAATTCTACCCCCAGAAGGAATTTGATGAGGATTTGGAGGACAAGACGGAGAATGACAAAATCAGG CAGGAGAGCATGCCCTTCGCTGTGGTGGGAAGCGACAAGGAGTACCAGGTGAATGGCAAGAGGGTCCTCGGAAGGAAAACTCCCTGGGGGATCATCGAAG TGGAAAACCTCAACCACTGTGAGTTTGCCTTGCTTCGAGACTTTGTCATCAG GACCCATCTCCAGGACCTCAAGGAAGTGACACACAACATCCACTATGAGACCTACAGGGCCAAGCGACTCAATGACAATGGCGGCCTTCCCCCTGGGAGCGTGGACACAGAGGACGGCCATGGCAGTAGCCCATGA
- the SEPTIN3 gene encoding neuronal-specific septin-3 isoform X4 has translation MSELVPEPRPKPAVPVKPVGINSSLLGYVGIDTIIEQMRKKTMKTGFDFNIMVVGQSGLGKSTLVNTLFKSQVSRKASSWNREEKIPKTVEIKAIGHVIEEGGVKMKLTVIDTPGFGDQINNENCWEPIEKYINEQYEKFLKEEVNIARKKRIPDTRVHCCLYFISPTGHSLRPLDLEFMKHLSKVVNIIPVIAKADTMTLEEKSEFKQRVRKELEVNGIEFYPQKEFDEDLEDKTENDKIRQESMPFAVVGSDKEYQVNGKRVLGRKTPWGIIEVENLNHCEFALLRDFVIRTHLQDLKEVTHNIHYETYRAKRLNDNGGLPPGSVDTEDGHGSSP, from the exons ATGTCGGAGCTGGTGCCCGAGCCGCGGCCTAAGCCGGCGGTGCCCGTGAAGCCCGTGGGCATCAACTCCAGCCTGCTGGGCTACGTCGGCATCGACACCATCATCGAGCAGATGCGCAAGAAGACGATGAAGACGGGCTTCGACTTCAACATCATGGTCGTCG GTCAGAGTGGGCTGGGGAAGTCAACACTGGTCAACACACTCTTCAAATCCCAAGTGAGCCGCAAGGCCTCCAGCTGGAACCGGGAGGAGAAGATTCCCAAGACAGTGGAGATCAAAGCTATTGGGCACG TGATAGAAGAAGGCGGGGTCAAGATGAAGCTGACAGTCATCGACACCCCTGGCTTTGGGGACCAGATCAACAATGAAAACTG ctgGGAGCCCATTGAGAAGTACATCAACGAGCAGTATGAGAAGTTCCTGAAGGAGGAGGTGAACATCGCCAGGAAGAAACGCATCCCTGACACGCGCGTCCACTGCTGCCTCTACTTCATCTCCCCGACTGGGCACTC CCTGCGACCTCTGGACCTGGAGTTCATGAAACACCTCAGCAAAGTGGTGAACATCATCCCTGTCATTGCCAAGGCCGACACCATGACCCTGGAGGAGAAGTCTGAATTTAAGCAGAGG GTGCGCAAGGAGCTTGAAGTGAACGGCATTGAATTCTACCCCCAGAAGGAATTTGATGAGGATTTGGAGGACAAGACGGAGAATGACAAAATCAGG CAGGAGAGCATGCCCTTCGCTGTGGTGGGAAGCGACAAGGAGTACCAGGTGAATGGCAAGAGGGTCCTCGGAAGGAAAACTCCCTGGGGGATCATCGAAG TGGAAAACCTCAACCACTGTGAGTTTGCCTTGCTTCGAGACTTTGTCATCAG GACCCATCTCCAGGACCTCAAGGAAGTGACACACAACATCCACTATGAGACCTACAGGGCCAAGCGACTCAATGACAATGGCGGCCTTCCCCCTGGGAGCGTGGACACAGAGGACGGCCATGGCAGTAGCCCATGA
- the SEPTIN3 gene encoding neuronal-specific septin-3 isoform X5, giving the protein MSELVPEPRPKPAVPVKPVGINSSLLGYVGIDTIIEQMRKKTMKTGFDFNIMVVGQSGLGKSTLVNTLFKSQVSRKASSWNREEKIPKTVEIKAIGHVIEEGGVKMKLTVIDTPGFGDQINNENCWEPIEKYINEQYEKFLKEEVNIARKKRIPDTRVHCCLYFISPTGHSLRPLDLEFMKHLSKVVNIIPVIAKADTMTLEEKSEFKQRVRKELEVNGIEFYPQKEFDEDLEDKTENDKIRESMPFAVVGSDKEYQVNGKRVLGRKTPWGIIEVENLNHCEFALLRDFVIRTHLQDLKEVTHNIHYETYRAKRLNDNGGLPPGSVDTEDGHGSSP; this is encoded by the exons ATGTCGGAGCTGGTGCCCGAGCCGCGGCCTAAGCCGGCGGTGCCCGTGAAGCCCGTGGGCATCAACTCCAGCCTGCTGGGCTACGTCGGCATCGACACCATCATCGAGCAGATGCGCAAGAAGACGATGAAGACGGGCTTCGACTTCAACATCATGGTCGTCG GTCAGAGTGGGCTGGGGAAGTCAACACTGGTCAACACACTCTTCAAATCCCAAGTGAGCCGCAAGGCCTCCAGCTGGAACCGGGAGGAGAAGATTCCCAAGACAGTGGAGATCAAAGCTATTGGGCACG TGATAGAAGAAGGCGGGGTCAAGATGAAGCTGACAGTCATCGACACCCCTGGCTTTGGGGACCAGATCAACAATGAAAACTG ctgGGAGCCCATTGAGAAGTACATCAACGAGCAGTATGAGAAGTTCCTGAAGGAGGAGGTGAACATCGCCAGGAAGAAACGCATCCCTGACACGCGCGTCCACTGCTGCCTCTACTTCATCTCCCCGACTGGGCACTC CCTGCGACCTCTGGACCTGGAGTTCATGAAACACCTCAGCAAAGTGGTGAACATCATCCCTGTCATTGCCAAGGCCGACACCATGACCCTGGAGGAGAAGTCTGAATTTAAGCAGAGG GTGCGCAAGGAGCTTGAAGTGAACGGCATTGAATTCTACCCCCAGAAGGAATTTGATGAGGATTTGGAGGACAAGACGGAGAATGACAAAATCAGG GAGAGCATGCCCTTCGCTGTGGTGGGAAGCGACAAGGAGTACCAGGTGAATGGCAAGAGGGTCCTCGGAAGGAAAACTCCCTGGGGGATCATCGAAG TGGAAAACCTCAACCACTGTGAGTTTGCCTTGCTTCGAGACTTTGTCATCAG GACCCATCTCCAGGACCTCAAGGAAGTGACACACAACATCCACTATGAGACCTACAGGGCCAAGCGACTCAATGACAATGGCGGCCTTCCCCCTGGGAGCGTGGACACAGAGGACGGCCATGGCAGTAGCCCATGA